Sequence from the Paramisgurnus dabryanus chromosome 3, PD_genome_1.1, whole genome shotgun sequence genome:
GCAGCGGCTAATAGCTTCTCTCTTTAAATTACTttcaatataaataataaatatatgtgtCCACGATTGTTTTAATTAATCATACAGCTGATTTATGGCGAAAATAATTAAAGACGTTAACCCAATCAAGTAGTCAAACTTCTTCACAGGAGTGCTCCCGCTCCTGCCGGGTGTCTTCTCAACCCTCTACCCCGCGAAGACAAGCATCTGGAGCGGACAACTGTTTGCTGTTATTCTATTGGCTACACAACTTTTAATTAGCCAATCAAAGCCTATAAAACAATCGCCTGCAGAGTTTCGTATACGCTTAGCAACCGAGCGATAACTTTACTGAAACACATAGCagatacaatttttttaatctaaCTATGTGGTTTATATGTGaatttattgctttatttaatTGTTAATTGGACATTAAAAATACACGAAGACTAACAGACTGCTATTGACGAAATAGCCACAAGATGTCACTGCTTCTTAAAGATGGAGCGTTTTTCAGACATTTGATCACTATTTCACCTCCAAAACTGGTAGACAGTATAGTAgataaaagtattttatatttaattatttgattaatgttttaaattcttgttttatttaattgttaATCGTAATTTTcgcattaaaaaaattaattaacgATAAAGCCTTAGTCTATCGTAATtttatggatggatagatagatagatagatagatagatagatagatagatagatagatagatagatagatagatagatagatagatagatttagTTGACTAATGGCATATGGTGGTGATATTGATATTCCGTGATTCAATTGGTCAGAAGACCTTGATGAAGGTTTAGGGTGGGGATCTGTTTCAAGACCCCCAAAATCCCTCCTTCTCGTACTCCCTTCAAAGTTAGTAGCAGTCAGCCCAGGGGGAACTTGAAACAGTCTGACGGACAAAGGGGGAAAAGTCATGTATCCACTTTTGCGCGCAACAGATATGCATCGCAAAGTATGCGCTTTACGTTAGTCCGTGGACTGTTAGTCGAGTCTTTTCATTCGAGATTTTCTAAAACGATGCCAAGTGAAAGTTAAGCGGCAGTTGCTTACGGAACTTTCAGGGACAATGAAGACGAGTAGACGTTTCTGTCCGTTTTTGGCTGTGCTGCTGTCGTGCTGTTTCTTGGCGTCTGGACAATATCATGGAGATAATGGAATAGCTCTTCCCGAACACGGATTCTGTCAGCCCATAACAATCCCGTTGTGCACGGACATCGCTTACAACCAAACTATAATGCCGAATCTGGTTGGCCACTACAACCAAGAGGACGCGGGGTTAGAGGTTCATCAGTTTTACCCGTTAGTAAAGGTACAGTGCTCTCCAGAACTGAAGTTTTTCCTATGCTCCATGTACGCACCAGTATGCACGGTTTTGGAGAAAGCCATTCCTCCCTGTCGCTCCATTTGCGAGAGGGCAAAGCACGGCTGCGAGGCCCTCATGAACAAGTTCGGGTTTCAATGGCCAGAGCGGCTGAGATGTGAACATTTCCCCGTGTTGGGAGACGGGCACATTTGCGTGGGCCAGAACGACTCCACGGCCACGGTGTCGCCCGTTCATATGCCTATACCGGGAACCCCCGGTGTTCATCTGTACTCGACGCCCGACAAACCTTTCCGCTGTCCGTCAATGCTTAAAGTGCCATCCTACCTCAGCTATAAGTTTTTGGGTGAGTTGGACTGCGGTGCTCCATGCGAGTCCTCCAAATCCCATGGGGCTTATATGTTCTTCACTGACCAGGAGATCGAATTTGCTCGTATTTGGATTCTCATTTGGTCCTCCCTTTGCTGTGCATCCACATTTTTTACTGTAACCACTTACTTAGTGGACATGCAACGTTTTAAATATCCCGAGCGTCCCATTATCTTCCTGTCTGGTTGCTATACCATGGTCTCCATCGCATACATCGCTGGCTACTTTCTGGGCGATAAGGCTGCGTGTAATGAGAGCTTTCTTCCTGATGGCTATAAAACCATTGTTCAGGGTACAAAAAAGGAAGGATGCACAATTCTTTTCATGATGTTGTATTTCTTCAGTATGGCTTCTTCAATCTGGTGGGTCATCCTGTCTCTCACCTGGTTCCTGGCTGCGGGTATGAAGTGGGGTCATGAAGCTATTGAAGCCAATTCGCAGTACTTTCATCTGGCTGCCTGGGCCGTTCCAGCCGTAAAGACCATTAGTATACTTGCCATGGGACAGATTGATGGAGATGTGCTAAGTGGTGTGTGTTTTGTGGGCCTAACAAATCTGGATCCACTGAGGGGCTTCGTGCTAGCCCCCCTCTTCGTCTACCTCTTCATCGGCACCTCTTTCCTGCTCGCCGGCTTCGTGTCGCTCTTCCGCATCCGCACCATTATGAAGCACGACGGTACCAAGACAGAAAAACTGGAACGTTTGATGGTTCGCATAGGCGTTTTTTCGGTTCTCTACACTGTCCCGGCCACCATCGTCATTGCTTGCTTTTTTTACGAGCAGGCCTTTAGACAGCACTGGGAGAGGAGCTGGATCAGTACAAACTGTAAGAGCCTGGCCATTCCCTGCCCCATGCAGCCCGCTCCACACATGACCCCCGACTTCACTGTTTTTATGATCAAGTACCTGATGACTCTTATTGTAGGGATCACTTCAGGATTCTGGATTTGGTCCGGGAAGACGCTGCATTCTTGGAGAAAGTTCTACACGCGTTTGACCACCGGCGGGCAAGGGGAGACTACGGTGTGAATTCCTGAATTTTAGGAGTACAAGCTGATAAAATCAAATATAAAGTGCCTTCAGTTGTCAGTATGTTTAAAGCAATTATACATGCCCATTTTCTGCAAGTACTGTTTGTCAGATTCCAGACTTTTGGAGCATTTTGGGTTCTTGGACTCTCAAGTGGAAAGAATG
This genomic interval carries:
- the fzd2 gene encoding frizzled-2, which gives rise to MKTSRRFCPFLAVLLSCCFLASGQYHGDNGIALPEHGFCQPITIPLCTDIAYNQTIMPNLVGHYNQEDAGLEVHQFYPLVKVQCSPELKFFLCSMYAPVCTVLEKAIPPCRSICERAKHGCEALMNKFGFQWPERLRCEHFPVLGDGHICVGQNDSTATVSPVHMPIPGTPGVHLYSTPDKPFRCPSMLKVPSYLSYKFLGELDCGAPCESSKSHGAYMFFTDQEIEFARIWILIWSSLCCASTFFTVTTYLVDMQRFKYPERPIIFLSGCYTMVSIAYIAGYFLGDKAACNESFLPDGYKTIVQGTKKEGCTILFMMLYFFSMASSIWWVILSLTWFLAAGMKWGHEAIEANSQYFHLAAWAVPAVKTISILAMGQIDGDVLSGVCFVGLTNLDPLRGFVLAPLFVYLFIGTSFLLAGFVSLFRIRTIMKHDGTKTEKLERLMVRIGVFSVLYTVPATIVIACFFYEQAFRQHWERSWISTNCKSLAIPCPMQPAPHMTPDFTVFMIKYLMTLIVGITSGFWIWSGKTLHSWRKFYTRLTTGGQGETTV